The following proteins are encoded in a genomic region of Cervus elaphus chromosome 15, mCerEla1.1, whole genome shotgun sequence:
- the PWWP2B gene encoding PWWP domain-containing protein 2B isoform X2: MMAGSRKAGPGLSRNGGSLRWLPGPPGLQMSGLFGLPPLAPLTQAQDAPVNGCHGPPPAEGDAEAMPLGTGPPAPAHGDRPPETSSPDPPPPLVPPLPAGSLPPFPPYFEGAPFPPPLWLRNTYRQWVPQPPPRGLKRTRRRLSRNRDPGRLALSPIRLRPRQVLCEKCKSTQSPPEASPGPPATSRPRREPRKPEDPVGGGDAASAAKRSRRERREEARAGVPRSPAIKISYSTPQGTGEVVEIPPRVHGSLEPFCPPPASPGGPDPEPPRDRPAAGAPASIPKLKLTRPLPPGAAPPPPKIRLKPRRLGAGEQEPVYRAELVQELKGRGPPADGAAHRGGLADSSSASSGEDDDCKGCPRGAHGPDDDAGLAFLATCPGRSGCAGELAWSSDSLDESKSSGSDVTSPDACDLSPGDGVSVSSSSKGARPTVPPLTVRLHTQSVSKCVTEDGRTVAVGDIVWGKVHGFPWWPARVLDISLSQKEDGEPSWQEAKVSWFGSPTTSFLSISKLSPFSEFFKLRFNRKKKGMYRKAITEAANAAQHVAPEIRELLTQFET; encoded by the exons ATGATGGCCGGTTCCCGGAAGGCTGGGCCAGGCCTGTCCAGGAACGGAGGCTCCCTTCGCTGGCTTCCCGGGCCTCCAGGCCTGCAGAT GTCCGGCCTCTTCGGCCTGCCCCCGTTGGCTCCGCTGACCCAGGCCCAGGACGCCCCTGTCAACGGCTGCCACGGCCCGCCCCCCGCGGAGGGAGACGCGGAGGCCATGCCCCTGGGGACGGGCCCGCCGGCGCCTGCCCACGGGGACCGGCCCCCCGAGACCAGCAGCCCCGATCCGCCCCCGCCCCTGGTGCCGCCGCTGCCGGCCGGAAGCCTGCCCCCGTTCCCGCCCTACTTCGAAGGCGCCCCCTTCCCGCCCCCGCTCTGGCTGAGGAACACGTATCGGCAGTGGGTGCCGCAGCCGCCCCCCCGGGGCCTCAAGAGGACCCGCCGGCGCCTGTCCCGCAACCGCGACCCCGGCCGCCTGGCCCTGAGCCCCATCCGCCTGCGGCCGCGACAAGTGCTCTGCGAGAAGTGCAAGAGCACCCAGAGCCCCCCAGAGGCCAGCCCCGGGCCCCCCGCCACGTCCCGGCCGCGCAGGGAGCCCCGCAAGCCCGAGGACCCCGTCGGAGGCGGCGACGCGGCCTCCGCCGCCAAGCGGAGCCGGCGCGAGCGGCGGGAGGAGGCGCGGGCCGGGGTGCCACGGAGCCCGGCCATCAAGATCTCCTACAGCACGCCCCAGGGCACCGGGGAGGTGGTGGAGATCCCCCCGCGCGTGCACGGCTCCCTGGAGCCCTTCTGTCCGCCCCCGGCCTCGCCCGGAGGTCCGGACCCCGAGCCTCCCAGGGACCGGCCGGCCGCAGGCGCCCCCGCCTCCATCCCCAAGCTGAAGCTGACCCGGCCCCTGCCCCCCGGggccgccccgccgccccccaAGATCCGCCTGAAGCCGCGCCGCCTGGGGGCCGGCGAGCAGGAGCCCGTCTACAGGGCCGAGCTGGTGCAGGAACTCAAGGGCCGAGGGCCCCCAGCCGACGGTGCGGCCCATCGCGGCGGGCTGGCGGACTCGTCCTCCGCCAGCTCTGGCGAAGACGATGACTGCAAGGGGTGTCCCCGAGGGGCGCACGGGCCCGACGATGACGCCGGGCTGGCTTTCCTCGCCACCTGCCCTGGTAGAAGCGGCTGTGCCGGCGAGCTGGCGTGGAGCAGCGACAGCCTGGATGAGTCCAAGTCGTCCGGCTCGGACGTGACATCGCCGGACGCCTGCGACCTCTCCCCCGGCGATGGCGTGTCTGTGTCCTCTTCCTCCAAGGGTGCGAGGCCCACGGTCCCGCCCCTGACGGTCAGGCTGCACACGCAGAGCGTCTCCAAGTGCGTTACCGAGGACGGGAGGACCGTGGCCGTAGGGGACATCGTGTGGGGTAAGGTTCACGGCTTCCCTTGGTGGCCGGCACGTGTCCTGGACATTAGTCTTAGCCAGAAGGAGGACGGGGAGCCCTCCTGGCAAGAAGCGAAAGTCTCGTGGTTTGGTTCTCCAACTACGTCATTTTTGTCTATCTCAAAACTCTCCCctttctctgaatttttcaaaCTGAGATTTAACCGTAAGAAGAAGGGGATGTATCGGAAAGCTATCACAGAGGCTGCCAATGCCGCCCAGCACGTGGCCCCAGAAATAAGGGAGCTCTTAACCCAGTTCGAAACGTAA
- the PWWP2B gene encoding PWWP domain-containing protein 2B isoform X3 yields MEPRAGCRLPVRVEQVVNGALLVTASCGERSFAGILLDCTKKSGLFGLPPLAPLTQAQDAPVNGCHGPPPAEGDAEAMPLGTGPPAPAHGDRPPETSSPDPPPPLVPPLPAGSLPPFPPYFEGAPFPPPLWLRNTYRQWVPQPPPRGLKRTRRRLSRNRDPGRLALSPIRLRPRQVLCEKCKSTQSPPEASPGPPATSRPRREPRKPEDPVGGGDAASAAKRSRRERREEARAGVPRSPAIKISYSTPQGTGEVVEIPPRVHGSLEPFCPPPASPGGPDPEPPRDRPAAGAPASIPKLKLTRPLPPGAAPPPPKIRLKPRRLGAGEQEPVYRAELVQELKGRGPPADGAAHRGGLADSSSASSGEDDDCKGCPRGAHGPDDDAGLAFLATCPGRSGCAGELAWSSDSLDESKSSGSDVTSPDACDLSPGDGVSVSSSSKGARPTVPPLTVRLHTQSVSKCVTEDGRTVAVGDIVWGHQR; encoded by the coding sequence GTCCGGCCTCTTCGGCCTGCCCCCGTTGGCTCCGCTGACCCAGGCCCAGGACGCCCCTGTCAACGGCTGCCACGGCCCGCCCCCCGCGGAGGGAGACGCGGAGGCCATGCCCCTGGGGACGGGCCCGCCGGCGCCTGCCCACGGGGACCGGCCCCCCGAGACCAGCAGCCCCGATCCGCCCCCGCCCCTGGTGCCGCCGCTGCCGGCCGGAAGCCTGCCCCCGTTCCCGCCCTACTTCGAAGGCGCCCCCTTCCCGCCCCCGCTCTGGCTGAGGAACACGTATCGGCAGTGGGTGCCGCAGCCGCCCCCCCGGGGCCTCAAGAGGACCCGCCGGCGCCTGTCCCGCAACCGCGACCCCGGCCGCCTGGCCCTGAGCCCCATCCGCCTGCGGCCGCGACAAGTGCTCTGCGAGAAGTGCAAGAGCACCCAGAGCCCCCCAGAGGCCAGCCCCGGGCCCCCCGCCACGTCCCGGCCGCGCAGGGAGCCCCGCAAGCCCGAGGACCCCGTCGGAGGCGGCGACGCGGCCTCCGCCGCCAAGCGGAGCCGGCGCGAGCGGCGGGAGGAGGCGCGGGCCGGGGTGCCACGGAGCCCGGCCATCAAGATCTCCTACAGCACGCCCCAGGGCACCGGGGAGGTGGTGGAGATCCCCCCGCGCGTGCACGGCTCCCTGGAGCCCTTCTGTCCGCCCCCGGCCTCGCCCGGAGGTCCGGACCCCGAGCCTCCCAGGGACCGGCCGGCCGCAGGCGCCCCCGCCTCCATCCCCAAGCTGAAGCTGACCCGGCCCCTGCCCCCCGGggccgccccgccgccccccaAGATCCGCCTGAAGCCGCGCCGCCTGGGGGCCGGCGAGCAGGAGCCCGTCTACAGGGCCGAGCTGGTGCAGGAACTCAAGGGCCGAGGGCCCCCAGCCGACGGTGCGGCCCATCGCGGCGGGCTGGCGGACTCGTCCTCCGCCAGCTCTGGCGAAGACGATGACTGCAAGGGGTGTCCCCGAGGGGCGCACGGGCCCGACGATGACGCCGGGCTGGCTTTCCTCGCCACCTGCCCTGGTAGAAGCGGCTGTGCCGGCGAGCTGGCGTGGAGCAGCGACAGCCTGGATGAGTCCAAGTCGTCCGGCTCGGACGTGACATCGCCGGACGCCTGCGACCTCTCCCCCGGCGATGGCGTGTCTGTGTCCTCTTCCTCCAAGGGTGCGAGGCCCACGGTCCCGCCCCTGACGGTCAGGCTGCACACGCAGAGCGTCTCCAAGTGCGTTACCGAGGACGGGAGGACCGTGGCCGTAGGGGACATCGTGTGGG
- the PWWP2B gene encoding PWWP domain-containing protein 2B isoform X1, with amino-acid sequence MEPRAGCRLPVRVEQVVNGALLVTASCGERSFAGILLDCTKKSGLFGLPPLAPLTQAQDAPVNGCHGPPPAEGDAEAMPLGTGPPAPAHGDRPPETSSPDPPPPLVPPLPAGSLPPFPPYFEGAPFPPPLWLRNTYRQWVPQPPPRGLKRTRRRLSRNRDPGRLALSPIRLRPRQVLCEKCKSTQSPPEASPGPPATSRPRREPRKPEDPVGGGDAASAAKRSRRERREEARAGVPRSPAIKISYSTPQGTGEVVEIPPRVHGSLEPFCPPPASPGGPDPEPPRDRPAAGAPASIPKLKLTRPLPPGAAPPPPKIRLKPRRLGAGEQEPVYRAELVQELKGRGPPADGAAHRGGLADSSSASSGEDDDCKGCPRGAHGPDDDAGLAFLATCPGRSGCAGELAWSSDSLDESKSSGSDVTSPDACDLSPGDGVSVSSSSKGARPTVPPLTVRLHTQSVSKCVTEDGRTVAVGDIVWGKVHGFPWWPARVLDISLSQKEDGEPSWQEAKVSWFGSPTTSFLSISKLSPFSEFFKLRFNRKKKGMYRKAITEAANAAQHVAPEIRELLTQFET; translated from the coding sequence GTCCGGCCTCTTCGGCCTGCCCCCGTTGGCTCCGCTGACCCAGGCCCAGGACGCCCCTGTCAACGGCTGCCACGGCCCGCCCCCCGCGGAGGGAGACGCGGAGGCCATGCCCCTGGGGACGGGCCCGCCGGCGCCTGCCCACGGGGACCGGCCCCCCGAGACCAGCAGCCCCGATCCGCCCCCGCCCCTGGTGCCGCCGCTGCCGGCCGGAAGCCTGCCCCCGTTCCCGCCCTACTTCGAAGGCGCCCCCTTCCCGCCCCCGCTCTGGCTGAGGAACACGTATCGGCAGTGGGTGCCGCAGCCGCCCCCCCGGGGCCTCAAGAGGACCCGCCGGCGCCTGTCCCGCAACCGCGACCCCGGCCGCCTGGCCCTGAGCCCCATCCGCCTGCGGCCGCGACAAGTGCTCTGCGAGAAGTGCAAGAGCACCCAGAGCCCCCCAGAGGCCAGCCCCGGGCCCCCCGCCACGTCCCGGCCGCGCAGGGAGCCCCGCAAGCCCGAGGACCCCGTCGGAGGCGGCGACGCGGCCTCCGCCGCCAAGCGGAGCCGGCGCGAGCGGCGGGAGGAGGCGCGGGCCGGGGTGCCACGGAGCCCGGCCATCAAGATCTCCTACAGCACGCCCCAGGGCACCGGGGAGGTGGTGGAGATCCCCCCGCGCGTGCACGGCTCCCTGGAGCCCTTCTGTCCGCCCCCGGCCTCGCCCGGAGGTCCGGACCCCGAGCCTCCCAGGGACCGGCCGGCCGCAGGCGCCCCCGCCTCCATCCCCAAGCTGAAGCTGACCCGGCCCCTGCCCCCCGGggccgccccgccgccccccaAGATCCGCCTGAAGCCGCGCCGCCTGGGGGCCGGCGAGCAGGAGCCCGTCTACAGGGCCGAGCTGGTGCAGGAACTCAAGGGCCGAGGGCCCCCAGCCGACGGTGCGGCCCATCGCGGCGGGCTGGCGGACTCGTCCTCCGCCAGCTCTGGCGAAGACGATGACTGCAAGGGGTGTCCCCGAGGGGCGCACGGGCCCGACGATGACGCCGGGCTGGCTTTCCTCGCCACCTGCCCTGGTAGAAGCGGCTGTGCCGGCGAGCTGGCGTGGAGCAGCGACAGCCTGGATGAGTCCAAGTCGTCCGGCTCGGACGTGACATCGCCGGACGCCTGCGACCTCTCCCCCGGCGATGGCGTGTCTGTGTCCTCTTCCTCCAAGGGTGCGAGGCCCACGGTCCCGCCCCTGACGGTCAGGCTGCACACGCAGAGCGTCTCCAAGTGCGTTACCGAGGACGGGAGGACCGTGGCCGTAGGGGACATCGTGTGGGGTAAGGTTCACGGCTTCCCTTGGTGGCCGGCACGTGTCCTGGACATTAGTCTTAGCCAGAAGGAGGACGGGGAGCCCTCCTGGCAAGAAGCGAAAGTCTCGTGGTTTGGTTCTCCAACTACGTCATTTTTGTCTATCTCAAAACTCTCCCctttctctgaatttttcaaaCTGAGATTTAACCGTAAGAAGAAGGGGATGTATCGGAAAGCTATCACAGAGGCTGCCAATGCCGCCCAGCACGTGGCCCCAGAAATAAGGGAGCTCTTAACCCAGTTCGAAACGTAA